In Arachis hypogaea cultivar Tifrunner chromosome 7, arahy.Tifrunner.gnm2.J5K5, whole genome shotgun sequence, the genomic window ATTCATCTGCCCCATCTCCTCAAAATCTCTTTTTTAcccttttatatatatgtattaggaGAAATATTTGTATGTATACTAAGACACCCTTTAAAGTTTGTTAATGGCAGATTATAGTAAGTGTAGATTATTAGGTTTCAGTTCTGTAATTATTGAATGTGCTGTTAAACCTATTTGTGTAGTTGGGAGTGTGTTTTGTGTATATAGACTTTATGTATATTGTTGTTTCTTCTTTTTGTCTTTGGTTATTGTGTTTGTAGGAtccttatattttttatgaaatcttCTTGTAATATCTTCTTGAGAAGTAGTTAAATGTGATGTTGAATAATAATGTTCTTGGTGTGCCACTTTGCCAATTTGACATTTTCATAATTGAATTattaatttggatcctctaaagtgagTAAGTTGGTAAAGTGGTAAAGTGAAGGGTTAATCAACATTGATTTTGTAATTTCCATGAAATGTGTGTCCTACTATCTTAATTTAAGAATGATTAACTCCTCACTTTACCACTTTACAACTTCCTCACTTTAGAAGATCTTGATCCTTGAATTATACTCTTATTAGTCTTATGTTGGCTGTGACACTGATAACCATATCTTTATGAAGGCAGTGTTAAGCTTATGTGGGTAGCTACTGTTATTTAGTTGCGACTTGTGTGTGTGttgtttcttcttttgttttggtTAGTTGTCTTTTAGGATCTCTTCTTTTCATAGAAATGTTCTTGTAAGATGTGCTTCATTCGTTTTGAACAAGCTCTCAAAATAATGTGGATATACACCTGTTCATGAAGTCATATGATACACAAGTGAAATCTATTCTTATTTTGGTTGTGAATCAAGTTTTATGCAAAATGTAAGTTTGGggaattttatttattcatttaattcTAATTGGATTTTGGTTATCTCAGGGATGACATAACATTCTTGGACCCTTTGAACACATTTACTGGGATTGAAAAGTACAAATTGATCTTCTGGGCATTGAGGTTCCACGGCAGGATCTTGTTCCGTGAGATTGCCCTTGATGTGTACCGGGTGTGGCAGCCTTCGGAGAACGTGATACTGATTAGGTGGAACCTTAGGGGTGTGCCTAGGGTTCCTTGGGAGGCCAAAGGAGAGTTTCAAGGAACTTCGAGGTATAAATTGGACCGGAATGGCAAGATTTACGAGCACAAAGTCGATAACTTGGCATTCAATTTTCCTCAGACTATCAAGCCTGTTTCGGTTTTGGATTTGGTTACCGCTTGCCCTGCAAGTCCAAATCCTACGTTTTTGTGGGGTCCTGTGGATGATTACTCTTCTTCGTGGATAGCGTTTTACCGGGCTGTTAGGGAGACCTTGAATCAAGAAGGGAGGTTGCTGCCGCAAGATTGCTTAGCTACTTGTTCATAGCCATTGCTAAGTGATCtgttccataggttgtaatgtaTACAATATAGTTTTATTAGATTAGGTACAATGAATTTGGTTCATAGCATAAAAAAATGGTTTTTCTTCAAGGACAACAAGAGTGTACATAGTTAGGCCCAGGGATATGCAGAAGAGTCAAGGTTGCTCACTCTGTTGTTGGAGGAAATGGAGAGACCCTTATGTTTGGTGAGCTTATACAGATGATATTACTCTTATTATTTATCTATAAGCAATaatcttctaaaattattttgaataatttagattttccttGATTCCTTTATAGAACTGAATTTTGTCATTTTTCGTGCTGCAGTTGTTACGCATATGGGATCACTCTATGTCCTTTAAGATTTGAGCTATAGTTTTAGCTTACAACTcttattatcatattattttcttgagccatatAATTGAATTCATCTACTTGAAACTTGGGTTTTGCCATAGGTGATGATAttcttgatttttaatttgttgttcaagaCAAGTTTATCTGTATACTTTTTTCCCTTGTAAGATATCTTTGCCTACTATGATATAAAGATCACATATTTTCCTATTATGTTCACATATTTGCATCATTTTATGTAGGTTAATTGTTCTCATGTTTAGCTGGcatattgtcacaaaaaaaagaatgatttgttgatttttttaatccaaaaggcTTTAATATATTACTTTGCAACTCATATAGTTGTCAGTGTATTATGTACGAAAATTGTGCAAAGTTATGCAAATTAGTCAAATTCAGATTGTAGGGCTTAACTACTAGAAATCACCACATGTATCAAATCTTAATTGTGTTTTTGTACCTAACTTACATGACTTTCCCTTTGCATGCATCCCATCCCTGATCTTTATTATTGCAATTTCTTTGAACattcttattagaaatttgcATGGTTGATGAAATTCCATTTGATGGTACAAGcatgcttttcttctttcttttttttttcccaccCATTTTTTGGGTACTTTGCGGTTTATCTGAAATTGGAATGGCCTATTTTCCATGATTTGAGTTGAACGTTGTTCGGAACAGTGTTGGTGAAAATAGCACTTAGTCGCGAAACACGTTTATGGACTTCTATACTTTTTATTTAGATTTTCTTTAAATATGATGTGAAACTCATTTTGATTTAGATTTT contains:
- the LOC112702952 gene encoding uncharacterized protein, with amino-acid sequence MAFLLPSLQPSLLSHSKSIDKQVPLLFNHHHTTTKPTISLSSSSSSSYSVFAVSQVAQVNTPTTGSQEKQQQQPKDEFYVNLGVAVRTLREDMPLIFIKDLNYDIYRDDITFLDPLNTFTGIEKYKLIFWALRFHGRILFREIALDVYRVWQPSENVILIRWNLRGVPRVPWEAKGEFQGTSRYKLDRNGKIYEHKVDNLAFNFPQTIKPVSVLDLVTACPASPNPTFLWGPVDDYSSSWIAFYRAVRETLNQEGRLLPQDCLATCS